Within Fusarium keratoplasticum isolate Fu6.1 chromosome 8, whole genome shotgun sequence, the genomic segment cacatcTGTATGTAAGACTAGGTCATCTTCATTATATCATTAACAGCATAACCAGCATTAGCATCAAACAATTGTATCCAGGCTGCTCATTTTTGGGTGAATGTATACCTACGTTTCTCAAAACCAAGTCGCTAATATATCAATCTACCACCCCATTTaatcttctttcttttttacGCAAACTCTCCAAATTGACCGTCGTCAAACCCTAGATCCTTGGCCGactgctgcttctgctgcttcaCATCCTGCGAGCTcggcggaggcggcagcgAGAAGCCCTTAGCACCTCCTGGTcctggcggcggcggcggaagCGCAAAGGACTGCAAGTCTCCCGAGCTGGATCCTCCCGCTGGCGAACTCTGCTGCTTCCGCCTGCCAAACTTGGAGCCGCCGAAGCTCACTGTGATGGTCTCACCATCCTTCAGGCTGTAGTCCCgtttctcttcctcctccttcttagCCGCTGGTCGACTTTGCTCGCCTTCCCAGCCGAGAGCTTTGCGAGCCTCCTGCAGGGCAATGGATAGATCGAATGCCTCACTGCGTTCCTCAAACCCAATACCCAACACCGCGCGCCTACCCTGCGGATCCCTCACCGTAAGAGCAAAGAATCGGCTACTATCCAGCACAGGCTCAACAACAGCGGCAGCGGTGTAAGGCGCAGCGGCAAACAGCTGCCCAGTAGAGGCGTCCTCGAGCACGGCgtcaaccttgagcttgttctCGGACGAGGGCGACTCGTACGCGGTCTCGAGGATGCGCAGCCGGGCGGTGAAGATGTGCCGCTTGGGATCGGCGGTCCAGGCGCTGGCAGAGTAGCCCTTTGTAGACGTCAGAGGAGGGATGTTGTAGACGTGGACGGCGTTGGcgacgaagaggatgcgCTGGATGGCGTCACTCGGGAGGGGAGTGCCTGTGGCGGGGTCTAGGAGCTCCATTGGGGGTGTATTTTGAGGTGTTTGGAAAGGAggtgaagagggaaaagagcTGCCTGGTGATGGATGCTAATGTGGTGTTGCGACGTCTAGGAGGGGCACACTCGGGTCGGTGGAGGGGCAAAGCGCGGGGCACCGCCGTTTTACTGTAGGGTAGGTGAGTGGGTGATGGACCCTGCAGATGGCCAGACTCGAGCACGCTATAGAATGATGCGATTCAACTGGCTGGGCATGGGATTGAGGGTGGTCGTTCACAACTACTCTCGAATTGGGTGTTGAATACAGGGCATAGTCTACCATCATGGCACCTACTACGCAGTATGGTGGCCATCTTTATAGGGAATACAGCGGCATTCCCCTATCGTTCAGCGGTGTTATCGCTCGGCCCCGCTCCCCGCCGACCCCGCCAAAACTGACGGGACTGGAGAGCTCTCACTGACTCACCAGCGTCAAAATCTCCCCTCCACCAAATCCAGACTTGGGAATACCATCATCCGCTCATAGAAGAGACGGCGATACCTTCTCCACGACCAAACAATGGCGACCGTCGAAGCAACCCGTGAGTTGATCCCTTCAATCCCCAGTTGTTACCACCCGCTAATACTCAGTAGCCGCCGCTCCGGCCGAGCAGCAGGAAcagccatcttcaacctcggACTTTGAGTGCGCCTCCCCAGCTCTTACACCTCCCTCACCTCGCTGACAACTTCCCCAGCATCGTGTCAACCTACCGCGGCCTCCTCGAATCGGACCCCCACCTCACCAAGCccgtcgccgccatcgagTCCCTCATCGCGCTGCTAAACGCCCACCCCTCGACGACAGTCTTTGAGACTctcgagatggtcaaggTCCACTCTGACCGTCTCAAGGACTCTGTCGCCAACCCCGTGCCTCTATCCGCCGGAACGGACCTCTTCTTGCAGTACCTTGTTTCGTCTCTACGCCAGCAGGACGGCAGCTTCGATGCGGTGCGACAGCATTTGCTCCGTAACGGTCGCCTCTTCGCGGCGAGGGCTAACGCCGCTCGTGAAGGTATTGCCGACGCGGGGTGGAGGCTCGTCCGCGAGGGGCAGTGCATTCTCACGCACGGGGCCTCACGATCAGTCGTGGGAATCCTGGAGCGCGCGGTGCAGGATCTCGGGgctgccaagttcaaggtcaTCTACGTCCGCGAGGAAACGCGCGTGGAGGAGAGTGACCGCGTCGTCCGCGAGCTCCGTGAGAAGGGAATTCCAGTTGCTGAGATCGCAGAGGCCTCGGTTGCCTACGTCATGGGTCTGCTGCGGCAGGTCAACATGGTAATTGTCGGTGCCGAGGCCGTCACCTCCAACGGTGGCATCATTTCTCGTATGGGAACCCTGCAAATCTCCAAGTTGGCTGCCCAGGCTAGCGTGCCCTTTTATGTCGCCGTCGAGACGCACAAGTTTGCCCGCAAGTTTGTCATGGACCAGCGAGACATTGGCTTCAAGCAGGACGTGCTCGACTTTTccgtcaacaccaagagcaagcagcccgtcgatgccgtcgacTTTACAGTTGGTATCCCATTCTtttgctcttcttcagtTATCTGACAGATATATAGCCCCCTgacctcatctccaagctcatcacaGAGAACGGTATTAAGCTTCCTGGCTACGTGTttgagcagctcctcgaTATCTACGGTAGCTTGAACAGCTGAGCGGCGCTGTTGACGCAGACAAAACAACGTCGCGCCCACCCTAGGCCGAGACTGATGCTCGTCTTTGGGAGACGGGCCCTGCTCAAGACCCAGGGGGGTCATCTCCAGCTCGCCGAGCCCTCATGATCACTCATGGTGTATCTCTATTGACCGCAAAGATTCAGCTTCCAGGCAATGAAATGGCGTTCAGGATTAGTATAAGATTTGCTAGGGACTCTGGACAAAAGTTGGAGCTATTAATGTGCTATGTTTACGAGAAGGGGTACCAAGGGATGGTCATGGACATGGAAAAGGTACACCACATCAATCTTTTGGTAGAGGAGTTCAAAAGCCACACTCTCAGGGGCCGATACTGGAACATAGATGATCAGAATACATTTGCTATCTCAAGTGAGTGACagtcttcctcttcatccctAGGTACCTTCGGTATTGTGACAATCTGGACCTTGATATAACACCGCCTTGAAAGAAACACCCCCAAAACAACCAACCGACTACTAAGTCAGTCGTTTGTGACAAGAGAAACTCCGGGAACCTGCTCCCCATACCTCACTACCCCTGCTCCTAAATCAAACTTAGATATCCCGAACAAGCCTGGCTCCAACCCACGCATAAGGGTAGTTCCTCTGATACCAGTTTACAAAGCTCGCCCGTCCCGCAATGCGTGGGTGCGTAGCCCATGAACCGCCCAGAACAATGTTGTGCTTGCCGTCAAAGAAGTCGGTTGTGTATAGGGGATATAGCGACATGGGCTCGAAGCCCTCGTATCGCTCTAGATTCGAGCTTGTCCACTCCCATACACCACCCATCTCAGACTGACCCGCAAGCTTGTTGCCCTGGGATGTCACTGGCATGGGGTGCCAGTGCCGGAAACCGACGTTGGCGTCGGTCAGGTCAAGGAACAGCTCCGAAGAGCTGTCCTTGGCCGATTCGGAAGATTGGGAAGGCGGTGTCTCTTCGACACCATCATTGACAAGGTGACTATATGCATATGTGAGTATAGAAATAAGAAGGGCTTGGCAAGTGGCTTACCCATTAACTGCTGGCACCGTCTTTGAAAGGATCCGTTCCGCAtcagccttcttctgcttgtTGACGTACGCATAGATGCTCTTAGCCTCCTCGAAGGTGGGAATCCTGCCACCCATCCATGAGGCGCAGCCAGAAAGCTCATCATACGAAGCAAAGACAGGCCAGTCTAGAGCGTACTTGAGGGGAACGAGCCCATACACGGTTCGGACATACTTGCCCTGAAGAAACGAGTCGGGGACTTGGTTGCTAACCTGGCCGTTCCTATTGGCATGTCCATTCGAGTGTCCGTTGGCGTGCCCATTAGAATGGCCGTTGGAATGACCATTGGAGTGACCATTGGTATGACCATTGCTATGGCCGTTCGAGTGGCCGTTGGTATAACCGCCATTGACACTCCCGTTCACTGTCTTGGATGGATCCCAAGACCACGATGCGGGTACGCTGTTGATCTTGGTGCTGTATAGATATTGAGCGTACTACAATACAAGTTAGAGACATATGCGTGTACTGGTGTTCTCACTTCATACCTCTTCGTTAGTGATGGGCCGCCCCTGAGCCTGAAAGGCGTGGACCTTTGTTTGCCGAGCTGGCTTCTCATTATCCCTGTAACAAATTAGCTTGACGAGATCGTCAGTATAAGAGATATAACATACCAGCCAAAATGACCAGAAGTATCGGTACAATCCTCAGGATCATCCATACCCAAGGTGATGGTTTGCTCAGGGACATTGAACCATTGGTTCGGCACTCTCGCCTCGTACGCCtgcttggccatcttctcaaaGTTAGGCTGTGCTGTATGAGGCGGCGGTAGTGTCTTGTCGCTCTGTAGCATCATGTAGAGCAACGTCTCGATGTGCATCAGCTCATGTTCGAATCCGACCCAGATGGCCCTCGCAATGTGCCTGGGGATCTTGTTTGCACCATCTCTATACTGGGCCTTCACTCGGGATCGCACTCTTCCCTGATACTCTGTGATCTCTTCAACTGGAGGCCATTCCTCAGGGATCTCAGAGTGCGTATGACATAGCTCGGGGTTGTCCACATCGGGGTCAATTCCGCGCTCAAAGATGGAATAGTAGTAGGCGGGATCAGTTGGGGCTTGGCCAGTAGTCTTAGTCAACTGAATGTCAAGAAAGGTCGGAATGTGGCCGAGGTAAAAGATGCAAGCATTtcgaagcttgatgggcTTCTCGTTGAGCTCCTCATGAGGGAGCATCCCCTGGGTCACTACGTCCCATGCCTTCCACAATGCCTCCCAGTCTTGGACTGCGGGAAGCGGCTCAGCGGCGTAGAGTGACGGGATCAAGCTGAAGGGCATGGCGGACTTTTGCAACATGTGGAGGCCTAGATAGGTAGTTGTTAGCATCCTCTCTGCACAGTCTCTAAATATCTTGTTCTTGTTAACCCCCCCACGTCATCTAACAAACAAGAGCTGGACTTGCCGACCCGGGCCACAAAGGGAAATACCAATATGCAGCCGTCGGGTCACTGGATGcatgtcttgtcttgatTCGCGGGGTAGTCCGGGGCCATGCCATGCACAACCCCAGGGGCCTCAAAATCCAGTTTCCGGGGTGGGAATATTGATCACGAGGAGATGCGACCTACCATACTCGTCTCCCCGGCTCCAACGACCCATCTCGGTCAGGCCTGAC encodes:
- a CDS encoding DUF1681 domain-containing protein, whose protein sequence is MELLDPATGTPLPSDAIQRILFVANAVHVYNIPPLTSTKGYSASAWTADPKRHIFTARLRILETAYESPSSENKLKVDAVLEDASTGQLFAAAPYTAAAVVEPVLDSSRFFALTVRDPQGRRAVLGIGFEERSEAFDLSIALQEARKALGWEGEQSRPAAKKEEEEKRDYSLKDGETITVSFGGSKFGRRKQQSSPAGGSSSGDLQSFALPPPPPGPGGAKGFSLPPPPSSQDVKQQKQQSAKDLGFDDGQFGEFA
- a CDS encoding EIF-2B GDP-GTP exchange factor subunit alpha — its product is MATVEATPAAPAEQQEQPSSTSDFDIVSTYRGLLESDPHLTKPVAAIESLIALLNAHPSTTVFETLEMVKVHSDRLKDSVANPVPLSAGTDLFLQYLVSSLRQQDGSFDAVRQHLLRNGRLFAARANAAREGIADAGWRLVREGQCILTHGASRSVVGILERAVQDLGAAKFKVIYVREETRVEESDRVVRELREKGIPVAEIAEASVAYVMGLLRQVNMVIVGAEAVTSNGGIISRMGTLQISKLAAQASVPFYVAVETHKFARKFVMDQRDIGFKQDVLDFSVNTKSKQPVDAVDFTPPDLISKLITENGIKLPGYVFEQLLDIYGSLNS
- a CDS encoding Ergothioneine biosynthesis protein 1 gives rise to the protein MPSSINASPAVFQGARPAVSKPSPALPDIIDIRGEHVEINLKDQIISQFNPEDGPRKLPTLLLYSERGLQLFEDITYLDEYYLTNYEIEVLKRSSAEIARQIPEGSMVIELGSGNLRKVCLLLQAFEDLAKPIQYFALDLSRKELERTLAQVPDFKYVSCHGLLGTYDDGREWLKHPSLTGRSKCILHLGSSIGNFSRDEAASFLGGFADVLRPSDSMIVGVDACNNPAKVYHAYNDSKGLTHQFILNGLSHANELLSEEAFKVDEWRVIGEYVYDDEGGRHQAFVAPTRPTDVLGSRVMPHERIEIEQSLKYSDEETRTLWAQSGLTEMGRWSRGDEYGLHMLQKSAMPFSLIPSLYAAEPLPAVQDWEALWKAWDVVTQGMLPHEELNEKPIKLRNACIFYLGHIPTFLDIQLTKTTGQAPTDPAYYYSIFERGIDPDVDNPELCHTHSEIPEEWPPVEEITEYQGRVRSRVKAQYRDGANKIPRHIARAIWVGFEHELMHIETLLYMMLQSDKTLPPPHTAQPNFEKMAKQAYEARVPNQWFNVPEQTITLGMDDPEDCTDTSGHFGWDNEKPARQTKVHAFQAQGRPITNEEYAQYLYSTKINSVPASWSWDPSKTVNGSVNGGYTNGHSNGHSNGHTNGHSNGHSNGHSNGHANGHSNGHANRNGQVSNQVPDSFLQGKYVRTVYGLVPLKYALDWPVFASYDELSGCASWMGGRIPTFEEAKSIYAYVNKQKKADAERILSKTVPAVNGHLVNDGVEETPPSQSSESAKDSSSELFLDLTDANVGFRHWHPMPVTSQGNKLAGQSEMGGVWEWTSSNLERYEGFEPMSLYPLYTTDFFDGKHNIVLGGSWATHPRIAGRASFVNWYQRNYPYAWVGARLVRDI